AGCTAGGCTTGATGAAGGCTGCAGGTGCGGTTGCGGCCACCGATGGCATCAAGTCGGTGACCAACGCGGCCCTGCTCCGCCGCACCATGACCTATGCCAAGGATCACGGCATGCTGATCGTGCAGCATGTGGAAGAGCCTGGACTGGCCTCGGGCGTGATGAATGCCGGTGAAGCTGCCTCGCGGCTTGGCCTTGCGGGTTCGCATGCCATGGCCGAAGTGATGATGCTGGAGCGCGACCTGCGGCTGGTTGAAATGACCGGTGCTTCCTATCACGTGGCGCAGATTTCCTGTGCCGAAAGTGCCGAGGTGATGCGCCGCGCCAAGGCCAAGGGACTGGCCGTGTCTTGTGGTGTTTCGATCAATCACCTAGTGCTGAACGAGAATGACATCGGCGCTTACCGCACCTTCTTCAAGCTCTCGCCACCGCTGCGCTGCGAGAACGACAGGCGCGCCTTGGTCGAGGCCCTGCGCGAGGGTGTGATTGATGTGGTCGTATCAGGCCATGATCCGCAGAGTGATGACACCAAGCGCTTGCCCTTTGCCGAGGCGGCCTTTGGCGCAATTGGGCTGGATACTTTGATGGCTGGGCTTTTGTCGCTTTATCACAATGAAAACATATCTTTGAGCCGGATCATTGAAGCTGGATGTGAAGCACCTGCGCGCGTTCTGGGCTTGCCCCAAGGCAAGCTGGTGCCGGGTGCACCGGCTGATTTCTGCTTGGTTGATCCGCAGGCGTCGTGGAAAGTGCAGCCGGAGAGCCTATTCTCGAGGTCTAAAAACTCGCCTTTCGAGCACCGTACCATTGAAGGCCGGGTGATGGAAACCGTGGTCGCCGGACAGACGGTTTACAGCGCCGCCTAAGCCATTGTAGGGTCTCACTTATGGGCGGCACAATCATCACTATCATTATCGGCTACCTGCTCGGCTCAATTCCGTTTGGCCTCCTATTGGCGAGATCTGCGGGTCTCGGCGATGTGCGCAAGATCGGTTCGGGCAATATCGGTGCGACCAATGTGCTGCGCACCGGCAACAAGACAGTCGCTGCACTCACGTTGGCTTGCGATGTTCTGAAGGGTCTGATCCCAGTCTTGATTGGCTGCTATGCCTTCACCTCCGCCGCCGCGATGCTGGGCGGGTTGGCCGCTTTGGCGGGGCACATCTTCCCTGTCTGGCTGGGCTTCAAGGGTGGCAAAGGCGTTGCGACTGCGCTTGGCGTGCTGCTCGGCTGGTCCTGGCCTTTGGCGCTCATCGTGGCTGCGGCGTGGCTGCTGATGTTTGTGATCTTCCGCATCTCGTCACTCTCGGCGCTGACGGCTGCTGTGGTGGGGGTGCCGGTCGCGTTCATGTTTGGCATGGTGGGCAATCCGGATGAGCTCTTTGTGTTTGCGACGCTCTGGCCTCGGGTTTTGATCGTGGCGCTGGTTGTCATCATCACCCACCGCGCCAATATTGCCCGGCTGCTGAACGGCACGGAGCCGCGCTCGTCATTCTCCAAAGCAAAATGAAACTTCGCGCGCTGTCGGATCAGGAGCGTTTGTCCTGGCACCGGCTGGCGCAGAGTGAAAGCATCGGGGCTGCCACTTTCCAGAAATTGATCGAGCGGTTTGATACGGCGGATGAAGCCATCGCTGCACTGCCCGATCTGTCGCGCCGCAAGGTCAGTCTTTACGATGCGGCGCGGGCCGAGGCGGATTTTGCGCGGGCCAGCCAGTACGGGGCGTTTTATCTGGCGCTGTGTGAGCCGTCTTATCCGGAGTTACTGCGTCAATCCCCCGGCCCTCCGCCGCTGATCTGCGTGAAGGGACGCATAGGCCTGCTTGAAAAACCTTCAGTGGCGATTGTGGGTGCGCGCAATGCGTCTGCCGTCGGCATGCGCTTTACGCGCACGCTGAGCAGCGAACTTGGTGGTGCGGGCTTCAGCATTGTCTCTGGACTTGCACGCGGCATTGACCGGGCGGCGCATGATGCCAGCCTTTCCACCGGCACGATTGCAGTGGTGGCCGGCGGCATCGATCATATTTACCCACCGGAAAATGCGAGCCTGCATGATGCCATTGGAGAGCAAGGATTGCTGGTGGCGGAAATGCCACTTGGCACGGCCCCCAAGGCGGAATATTTCCCACGCCGCAACCGGGTGATCGCGGGACTGTCGTTGGCCACGATCGTGGTGGAGGCGGCATTGCGCTCCGGTTCGCTCAGTACTGCAAGGTTGGCCAATGAGGCGGGCCGCGATGTGTTTGCGGTTCCCGGCTCGCCTCTTGATCCACGCTGCGAAGGCACCAATGGGCTGATCAAGGATGGCGCGCATATGCTGATGCGGGCGGCTGATGTAATCAATGTGCTGGGCTCAGCGCAGGTTTTATCTATATCAGCATCGCCGCTGATGGCTATGTCCCCTGCCCCGGCAAGTGATGATGTGAAGCGCCGCGTGCTGGAGCTTTTGTCGCCGACACCGATTGATCTTGATGACCTGGTGCGTGAAGCGGGTGCAGCACCCGACCAGGTTTTGGCCGTCATCATGGAGCTGGAAATCGCCGGGCAGGTGCAGCGTTTGGCGGGTGGACGGATCGCGCGACTAAGCTGACGCTCAATCCACTTCGTCTTCCGGGACGATCCACTTTTCCTTCAGCGCTTCCGTGAGCCAACTCCGAAAGGCGGGGCTTTGCAATATAGCATCCATATAGGCGCGGCTCTGCTTCGAGACGGGGATTGCGTAGGTATCGAGGCGCGTGACGACGGGTGCGAACATCGCATCTGCGTTGGAGAATTTGCCGAACAGGAATGGTCCGCCCTTGCCGTAGGCTTTGCGTGCATCAGCCCACAGGCTTTCAAGGCGCGCCACATCGGCCCTGATGCCATCCGTCATTGGCACCTGCTTGGGCGGGCGGCGCAGGTTCATCGGGCAAGCGTTTCGGATATGGCGGAAGCCCGCATGCATTTCAGAACACATGGAACGTGCCAATGCGCGCGCGGCTTTGTTCTTGGGCCACAGGTTTTTCTCCGGCCAAGTTTCAGCGATATACTCCATGATGGCAAGGGTTTCCCAGATCACCAGACCATTGTGTTTCAGGATGGGCACCAGGCCCGCTTTGGAAATGCGCTTCACTGTTTTGCTGAATTGCGGCTCGCCGAAGCGGATCATTTTTTCATCGAAAGCAATACCGGCACCGGCCAGCGCCATATAAGGCCTGAGCGACCAGGATGAGTAATTCTTGTTGCCGATGATGAGCAGTGGTGTTGCCATATTGGTCCTCCCCGATGAGGCACAGCGTTACATGGATTTTGGCAGATAGCGCCACACCAAAACGCTCATCAAGCTCACTGATCCACCCAAAATGATGAAGACAATGGATACATCATAATATTTCAGCGCGACGGCATAGACGATCGAGGGCAGCAGGTCGGAGAAGTCGAGGAAAGTACGATACACCGCCGTCATGCGCTGGCGCTCGTGAAAGCGCACTGAACGCAGATAGGGAATGCCGCCGATGGAATCGATGCCTGATGCCGCGAGTGCCCCCAGCAACAGCATCGCCGCCGCCAGATAGGGAAAGGTGGTGCCGAAGAAGCCCGTAAGAAGACTTGCCATAGCCATCGCAGCAAAGCACGCTGCGATGACAATGCGCACGCCGAGCTTCCTGGCGGCCGGCCCATAGAAAAACGCAAAGAGCAGGAAGAATTGGCTCAAAGAAATGATCAGGCCGCCGGCCGATTTTCCAAGTCCGCCTTCGATCATCAGCAGCGGGCCATAGGTAAAGAAACCGGCCCAGAAGCAGGATCGCGCAAAGGCGATGGACCAGGCCAGACGCAGGCGCGGCTGGCGGACGAAGTGCATCACATTGGCGAGTGGGTTGAAGGGCTGGAGGTTGCCGGATGGCATGGTCACCGGGTCATGCAGCCGCATATACCAGAAGGTGGACAAGAGCACGGTTGCCGAAGCGATGGCCGCGATTTGCGGCGCCCATGGTCCGCCGTGCTGGTAAAGCCAGACACCGGCGAAGGGCCCCACCACCCAGGCCAAGGTGGAGATGGCCAGGCGGAAGGGTTCACTGGTAGTCAGTTCGGTTTTTTTGATATTGTCGAGGATATAAAGCTGCAGCGTCACATTGGTGATCGAAGCGCCGATATTGCGCAGCATGGTGCCGGCGATTTGGCCTTCGAGCGTAAATGTTGCCAGCGCCAAGCTGCCCAGCAGCATCAGTGTGCAGCCCATTGTGTAGGTCCAGCGGCGGCGCATCCGCCGGAACAGGAACGGCAGCAGTAAAGTCGTGACCAGGACCGTGGCGGAAACGACGGTACCCAGCACAGAAATTTTCTGGGTGGAATGCAGGATGTCGTAGGCCTGGATGGAGAGCACGCCTGAATTAAACGACCGGGTGAGCGATTCAAGCAGGAACAGGATGCCAAAGGTCCACACCCCTGCCCGGTTTCGCTTGTCGGGCAGAATCACGGAGGCCATTTGCTCACTCATAAAGCGGCATTTGCAGCGCCAGTGGGCGGCGCGCAATAGCCACATTGGCCAAAAAGTCTCACCAGCTGTATGAGGGATGGATGAGCGAAACTTCATCCGGAAAACACCAGGCGGCCCTGCTCTCCATGGTGGTGAGCGCCGCCTTAGCAGGGAGCAAGCTGGTGGTCGCACTTCTCACCGGCTCGCTCGGCGTGCTGTCGGAAGCGCTGCACAGTTTGATTGATTTCGGCGCCACGGTGATGACGCTGCTGGCGGTGCGTTGGGCCGATGAGCCTGCTGATGATGACCATCATTACGGCCATGCCAAGATTGAGAGCGTGGCGGCGCTGATGGAATCGGTGCTGTTGGTACTGACTGCACTCTACATCGCCTATGAAGCGGTGTTGAGGTTGATGTCCGGCGCTGCGCCGCACGACTTGCCCTGGTGGGCGCCTGCTCTGTTCGTCATCGCCATTCTGGTTGATCTCAACCGGTCGCGGGCTTTGATGAAAGTGGCCAAGGCGGAATCGAGCGAAGCGCTGGCGGCTGATGCGGCGCATTTCCGCTCGGACATGTATGGATCGACGGCCGTGCTGGCGGGTCTGATGGGCATCTGGCTGGGTCTGCCCTGGGCGGATTCTGCCGCTGCGCTGGTGGTATCTGGTTTCATCGCGTGGATCGCGGTGAAACTGGGCCGTGATACATTGGCCACGTTGCTGGACCGCGCGCCGGATGGTGTTGCGGAAAAAATAAGAGCGGTGGCGGAGCATGAGGCGGGCGTGCTGCGGGTGAATGAATTGCGGCTGCGGCAGGCGGGCGCCACCACTTATGTTTCGCTCGCCGCAGAAGTGCCGCGCACCCTGCCGCCCGCCTCCATCGAAGGTTTGCGTGAGGAGCTCAAGCGCAAGATTGAAGCGGCGGTGGGCAAGCCTGATCTGAGCGTGGTGCTCAATCCCGTGGCGCTGGATTCGGAAACCGCCCAGCAGAAGGTCAGCGTCATTGCTGCCGAGCGTGGGCTCTATATCCACCACCTCGTGGTGCAAAACATTTCTGGCAAACTTGCCGTGAGTTTCGATGTGGAGATGGACGGTGCAACGCCGCTGGACGAAGCGCATGAACGTGCCACCGAACTTGAGGACGCGATCCGCGATGGCCTTGGTGGCGATGTGGAAGTGGAAAGCCATGTCGAGCCCAAGCCGGAAAGCCAGCTGCATGGTGAAGATGCGGGGCCAGCGGTGACGGCCAAGGTGGAAAAGGCGATCAAAACCATTGCCGCCGCGGAGAATGAGATGAGCGATGTGCATAATGTGCGGGTGCGGCGGGTGGATCAGGGCCTGTTCGTACATTACCATTGCCGCTTCGCGCCAGGGATGCGGATCGTTGTCATTCATCAGGTCCAGGATCGGGTGGAAGCGCGGCTGATGGACAAGCTGAAAAATGTCAGGCGGGTGGTGGCGCATGCCGAGCCCGTTGGCCGGGCACGTCACAAGCTCTAACTCAGCGCTTCCGGCGGAGCGTCGGCTTGGGCTGTAGGGCCTGCCATTCTTCAAAATCCTCAGGCGACACATCCACCGGGTGGGCCGCCGAGTAGGCTTCGTAGTAGGCCAGTTCAAACAGGTCTTCCAAGGGCTTCAGACCCTGCGTCCGCGCGATTTTCATCATCTGCAAGGTCATGTCGGCCAGATAGACAGCGGCTTCGTGGGGGTGCAGACTGGCTTCGGGGCCAGGTTGCCGATGAGCCGCTACGATGATGGTTTTTCCCTGGGGCACAGCAAATCTGCGGGTTGTTGTTCTCGTTAGACTCAACATAGGAGTGCTCCACTCCCTGTAAATAAACCGGAGGTTGTTGTTGGGTTGTATTTTGCCCGCGTTTCGGGTCGCGCGCAGGCCCCAACTTGCAGATTGGGGGCTTCCACTCTATGTGAAGCGCCTTATCTGGATGTCTGAATGACCGTTGTCGTCGTAGAATCGCCCGCCAAGGCCAAAACCATCAACAAATATCTCGGCAAGGATTTCACCGTCCTGGCTTCGTTTGGCCATGTCCGCGACTTGCCGGCCAAGGACGGGTCGGTAAAGCCCGACGAAGACTTTGCGATGGATTGGGAGGTGGATTCCAAATCCGCCAAGCGGCTGGCTGACATTGCCGCGGCCCTCAAGGGCTCGGACCGCCTCGTTCTCGCCACCGACCCTGATCGCGAAGGCGAAGCCATTTCCTGGCACGTGATGGAAGTGCTGAAGAAGAAGGGCGCGCTCAAAGGCAAGACCGTGCAGCGCGTCGCCTTTAACGCCATCACCAAATCCGCCATTCTGGACGCAATGGCGCATCCGCGTGATGTGGATGGGCCACTGGTTGATGCCTATCTGGCGCGCCGCGCTTTGGACTATCTCGTCGGCTTTACGCTCTCGCCCGTGTTGTGGCGCAAGCTTCCGGGCTCGCGCTCGGCGGGCCGCGTGCAATCGGTTGCGTTGCGGCTGATCAGCGACCGTGAATTGGAAATCGAAGCCTTCAAGGCTCAGGAATACTGGACCATCGATGGCAAGTTCGTCACCGCACAGGGTGCCGAGTTTGAAGCAGGCCTCGCCCATGTGGATGGCAAGCGCCTTGAAAAGCTGGCAATTGCGGATGCCGCATCGGCTGAGGCTATTGCCGCAACTTTGAAAGGCCAGCCTTTCAAAGTGGACAGCCTTGAAAGCAAGCCGGCCAAGCGTAACCCGTTCCCGCCCTTCCGCACCTCTACGCTGCAGCAGGAAGCTTCGCGGAAGCTTGGTTATTCTTCGGCGCGCACCATGCAGATCGCCCAGCGCCTTTATGAGGGCGTGGACATCGGCGGTGAAACGGTGGGACTGATCACCTATATGCGTACCGACGGCGTGGATATGGCTTCAGAAGCCATTGCCGCCTCGCGCAACGCCATCCTGAAACATTTCGGCGAGCCCTATGTGCCGCCGGTTCCGCGCAAATATACCTCCAAGGCCAAGAATGCACAGGAAGCGCATGAAGCGATCCGCCCGACCGATCCATCGCGCCACCCGGACCAGGTGCGCGGCACGCTGGAACCTGAGCAGTTCGCGCTTTATGATTTGATCTGGAAGCGCACGATTGCCAGCCAGATGGAAAGCGCTGAGATGGAGCGCACCACCGCCGACATCGCCGCGACGGGCCGTGACGGCAAGGTCTATTCCTTCCGTGCCAATGGCTCGGTGGTGAAGTTTGACGGCTTCCTGCGCGCCTATACTGAAGACCTTGATGACGACGAGGACGAAGATGCACGCCGCCTGCCGCCGATGGCGCGCGGTGATTCAACCGGCGTGCGCGGTATTGATCCGGCCCAGCATTTCACCGAGCCGCCGCCGCGCTATTCGGAAGCCTCGCTGATCAAGAAGCTGGAAGAATTGGGCATTGGCCGCCCCTCGACTTATGTCTCGATCCTCAAGACGCTGGGCGACCGTGGCTATATGCGCATCGAAAAGAAGCGCCTGATCCCTGAAGATAAAGGCCGCGTGGTTACGGCGTTCCTTGAAAGCTTCTTCAAGCGCTATGTGGAATATGATTTCACTGCCGATCTTGAAGAACAGCTCGACAAGATTTCCAATGGCGACATTGAATACAAGCAAGTGCTGCGCGATTTCTGGAAGGATTTCACGGCGGCGCTTGGCGAAGTGAAAGACCTGCGCATCACTCAGGTGATCGACTCGCTGAATGACTTGCTGGCGCCGCATATTTTCCCGGACAAGGGCGATGGCACTGATCCGCGCAAATGCCCGAATTGCGAAACCGGCCAGCTTTCGATGAAGCTGGGGCGCTTCGGCTCATTCGTCGGCTGCACCAATTATCCGGATTGCAATTACACGCGCCCGCTCTCTATTGGCGGCGGCGATGGTGGCGACGCGGTGCCGGCTGACGGCATCGTGTTGGGCCAAGACCCGGAGACCGGGCAGAACGTCACGCGCCGTGTGGGCCGCTTTGGCCCCTATCTGCAACTTGGTGAAGCGGTGGACGGTGAGAAGCCGACGCGCGCTTCGATTCCGAAGAATGTAAGCCCGGCCACGATAGAGCTTGATCAGGCGCTAAAGCTGCTTTCACTGCCGCGCGAAGTGGGCATTCATCCGGAAACGAAAACGCCGATCACCGCCAATTTCGGCCGCTTTGGGCCCTATATTGTGCATGATGGTGTGTATGCCAATCTGAAAGACCCGGAAGAAGTCTTCACCATCGGCCTCAACCGTGCAGTGGACTTGCTGGCGGAGAAGCGCCTCAAAGGGCCGTCGAAACGCACACGTCCGGGGGCATTGAAGAATCTCGGCGCGCATCCTGATGGCACCGGAAATGTTGAAGTCTTCAACGGCCAGTATGGCGCCTATGTGAAGCATGGCAAGACAAATGCCACCATTCCGAAGGACAAGACGGCGGAGACGATCACGCTGGATGAAGCCGTGTCGCTCATCGCTGAGCGCGAAATGGCAACGGGCAAGAAGCCGGCGAAGAAAGCTGCCAAAAAGGTTGCGAAGAAAACCGCACCGAAAAAGGCTGCCAAGAAAGCTCCGGCAAAAAAAGCTGCTGCAAAAAAACCGGCCAAGGCCAAAGTTGCCGAAGAAGCCTAAGCGCCCGCCCTCCCCCCAACGCGCTGGCGTGCCCAGCGCTGAGGATGTGCTGCAATTCATCGCGACCTCGCCCGGCATTGTGGGCAAGCGCGAGATTGCCAAGGCGTTCTCGATCAAGGGCGCTGACAAGCTGGCGCTGAAAAAGCTGCTGAAGGATATGGAGGAAGCTGGCCAGCTTTCGGGCAACCGCAAGCGCATCCATGCCAAGGGCAAGTTGCCGCCGATCGGCGTTGTCGAAATAGCGGGCGAAGATAAAGACGGCGATCAGTTCGGCTTTCATGTCGGTGACGATGGCAACGTTGGCACGGCCAAGATTCTCGTGGTGGCTGGTGAAGGCCGGGCACCGAAGAAGGGCGACCGTGCGGTGGCCAAGTTCGAGGCCCTGCCCGGCCATCATGACTACCAGCATCAGGCGCGCGTCGTGCGGGTGCTGTCTGCCGCGCAGGCCAAGCTGCTGGCTGTTTTCCGCCTGATCAAAGGCAAGGGTGCGCGGCTGATACCCGTCGATAAGAAGGCCAAGCATGAATACCAGGTTCTGCCGGGTGATGATGGCGGCGCCGAGAATGGCGAGCTGGTGCGCTTTGAAGTGACGCGCGAACGTGGCTTCGGACTTCCTGCCGCGCGGGTGCGCGAGCGGCTGGGCGATGTGCGCGACCCGCGCAACATCTCGCTCATCGCCATCAATCAGCACGGAATTCCGAACCGCCTGCCGGAGCGCGTGCTGGCCGAGGCGGAAGCGCTGAAGCCTTTCTCGCAAGAAGGGCGGCAGGACATTACGGCCACACCGCTGATTACCATTGATCCTGCTGATGCGCGCGATCATGACGATGCAGTTTTTGCGGAGCCCGATGACGCGGCTGACAATCAGGGTGGTTTCAAGGTTCTCGTCGCGATCGCTGACGTGGCGGCCTATGTGCGCCCGGCAACCGGGTTGGACCGAGAAGCACGCATCAGGGGCAATTCAGTTTATTTTCCTGATCTCGTCGTGCCCATGTTGCCGGAGCGGATTTCCAACGATCTCTGCTCGCTGGTGGAAAAGCAGCTGCGCCCGGCGCTCGCCTGTTTCATGCGCTTTGACAAAAGCGGCACCAAGATTTCGCATCGTTTCGCGCGCGTGACCATGCGTTCTGCCGCCAAGCTCGCCTACGAAGAAGCGCAAGCCGCTATTGACGGCAAACAGAACCCCAAGACAGACGGTTTGCTGGAGCCTGTATTGAAGCCGCTCTGGGCTGCGTATCGTGCCCTCAAGAAAGCGCAGGACAAGCGTGGGCCGCTGGCGCTGGATCTGCCGGAGCGCAAGATCATCCTCAATGAGCAAGGCAGCGTTGCGCGCGTGGTTGTGCCGCCGCGGCTTGATGCGCATAAGCTGATTGAGGAATTCATGATTCAGGCCAATGTGGCCGCCGCTGAAGAGCTGGAGAAGCGCAAGTCGCCTTTGCTCTACCGCATTCATGAAGAACCATCGCAAGAGAAGCTGAAATCGCTTTCCACCTTCCTGAAAACAGTGAACCGTGAATTCGCATTGGGTCAGGTGGTGAAGCCCTCACATTTTAACCGGCTGCTGGAATCGGTGAAGGGTGAGGATTTCGAACGGCTGGTGCATGACGTGGTGCTGCGCACGCAATCGCAAGCCGCTTACAGCCCGCAAAATGCCGGGCATTTCGGGTTGAACCTGCATCGCTATGCGCATTTCACTTCACCGATCCGGCGCTATGCTGATTTGATCGTGCACCGCGCGCTGATTTCGGCCTTGGGCTTCGGCTCGGACGGTCTATCTCAGGAAGATATTTCGCAGCTGGATGAAACCGCCGAAATGATTGGCGTTGCGGAGCGGCGCGCGATGCTGGCCGAGCGTGAGACAAATGACCGGCTGATCGCTTCCTTCCTTGAGCCGCAGATGGGTGCGGTATTCAAGGGGCGCATTTCTGGCGTGGTGGGTGCCGGATTATTTATCGTGCTGGATGACACTGGGGCTGACGGCTTTGTTCCCGTCTCCAGCCTGGGCCGCGACTATTTCATCTATGATGAAGTGCGCCACAGCCTGACAGGAGAGCGCAGCGGCGAAATGTTCCAGCTGGGCGACCGCGTTTCTGTTAAACTGCTCGAAGTGGCCCCGGTCAAAGGCGGGCTTCGTTTCGAGATGGTTTCAGAGGGACGCGTGGGCAAAGTTGCTCCACGCGGCAAAAAGACAAAGAAATGGCGGAAGTAGTCTATCAGCTTGAATCGCGCCCAGTCTGGCGGGCCATGGGGCGCGGCTTTCGCAAGCGCTGCCCGCGCTGTGGCGAAGGCAAACTGATGGCGGGCTATCTCACCGTGGCCAGCCAGTGCAATGCCTGCGGCCTCGATCTCACCCCGCAGCGCGCTGATGACGCGCCGCCCTATTTCACCATCTTTATCGTGGGCCATATCGTGGTGCCGCTGATGTGGGCCTGGGAGCGGTATTATGCGCCGCCTGCCGCCCTGCAAATGGCGGTGTGGCTGCCGGTGATCGCTTTGTTGTCCCTTTGGCTTCTGCCACGTGTCAAGGGTGCCACCGTGGGCCTGCAATGGGCCATGAAGATGCATGATTTTGGAGAAAGCCGGGAAACTTGACTTTGCGCGCCGTTTGGGCTCTATCCAGCGCAAATCGGAGTTTCGACCATGGCCAAAGGCAATGTTATCAAGATCAAGTTGGCGTCCACCGCTGACACTGGCTTCTTTTATGTAGCCAAGAAGAATTCGCGCACCAAGACCGAGAAGTTCTCGTTCAAGAAGTATGACCCCGTGGTGCGCAAGCATGTGGAATTCAAGGAAACCAAGATCAAGTAAGATCTGGGATTGCCTAACGAACAAAGCGCCGGTTTTCCGGCGCTTTTTTGTTGTTCAAAGTTCTGCGATAGGCAGTGAGTTGCAAGCCCCATTGTGGGATAAGGTGCTGGTCCGGGTTTTTTCAGAACGAGGAGGCCACTCGGTTCAGGACCCGGACCAGCTAACCTCGAAATCAGGAGATGCGGCGGACCTGACCCCAAGGCATTCAAGTTTTGTCTGACGGAGTTTGCCGCACCGTCCCACTTGATCCAGACTCGAAAAATTTGACGGTGCACTGGTGCTGAAGCAGTGCACCGTCAGTCTGGATTGGCGCCTTCGAACCTGGAGAGGAGTGAGGCGCCCTTGCGAATGTCTTGATTGGATAATGACTCGTGAACCCCGTTAAGGCTATGGATTCCTATGGTAAATGGGGCATGAGCGGGATTAACGATGAAGCGTTAAGGTGAATGCGGGCGTATTTGATTCAATTGTTTTCGAATACCCTGCCCTGCAACGGCACTGCTTACTCACCGCGGCGGAAGCATTTATAGCGCCTGCACATGGACTTAACTCAAAGCAGCACTGATCCTTGGCGGCGCAACCTGGTGGTGGTCCTGATCGGCTCCTTTACCACCATCGTGGCGATGACTTTGCTGCTGCCGATCCTGCCGCTTTATGTGGAACAGCTAGGGGCCAGTGGGCATGCGGAAATCGTGCAGTGGTCCGGTATCGCTTATGGCGCCACTTTCTTTTCTGCGGCTTTGACTGCGCCGTTGTGGGGGCGACTGGCGGATCGCTATGGGCGCAAGCTGATGCTGATCCGCGCCAGTTTCGGCATGGCGATTGCGATGTCGCTGATCGGCATGGCGCATGATGTGTGGCAGCTGGTGGCGCTGCGTTTGCTGGCGGGTTTGCTGGGCGGCTATTCATCCGGCTCAATGGTGCTGGTGGCGGCGCAGACCCCGAAGGAGCGCACCGGCTGGGCGCTGGGTGTGCTTTCGGCAGGAATCATGGCGGGCAATCTGGTGGGGCCATTGATTGGTGGCATCCTGCCGCCGCTCATCGGTATTCGCGAGACATTCCTGCTGGCCGGTGGGGTGATCTTTCTCATGTTTTTGGCGACGACGTTTTTGATCCAAGAAGCCAAGCGCGTCGGTAGTGCGAAGGAAAAGGTGCCGGCCAATTGGGCGGCCATTCCTGACAAGCGGCCGATCTTTGCAATGCTGGCCACCGGTCTGCTGCTGATGGTGGCGCAGATGTCGATCGAGCCGATCATCACAGTCTATGTGGCGGGGCTGGTGGAGACGACGCAGGTGACTTTCATTTCAGGTGTGGTGATGTCTGTTGCAGCGCTGGGCAGCATTCTTTCGTCATCGTGGTTGGGTGCCATTGCCGACCGTGTGGGGCATTGGAAGATCGTGACGATGTGCTTGGCCTGTGCGGCGCTGCTGCTGGTACCGCAGGCCTATGTGACCTCGGCCTGGCAACTGATTGCTTTGCGCCTCCTGATGGGGCTGGCGTTGGGCGGCCTGCTGCCAGCGATCACCAGCGTGATCCGCCATGCGGTGCCGGAGCGGATGGCGGGCGGCGTTCTGGGTTATTCGATCTCGGCGCAATATGTGGGCCAGGTGGTGGGCCCGGTGGCGGGTGGATTTGTCGGCGGGCATGTGGGCATGCGCGCCGTGTTCCTGGCCACCAGCGTGCTGATGGCCATTGGTGCGATCGGGAATTACATTATTCAGCAAAGGCTGAAGAAGGCCTAGTTTTCGGTGTGCGGAGGCGTTTCGTCTGCCGGCAGTTCTTCTGGCTCAGCGCCCTCCTCCGGCAGATGCATTTCCAGCGGCATTTGCTCATTGCCATCCAGCGGGTCTTCATCCGCCGTCAGCTCGTCGGTTAGCTTGGGCATCGGCACATCAAAGCCCGGCGGCACATTGGCATCGAGAAGGCCGGCGGCCTTCAATTCCTGCAAGCCCGGCAGGTCAGTCA
This genomic interval from Aestuariivirga litoralis contains the following:
- a CDS encoding DUF983 domain-containing protein, translated to MAEVVYQLESRPVWRAMGRGFRKRCPRCGEGKLMAGYLTVASQCNACGLDLTPQRADDAPPYFTIFIVGHIVVPLMWAWERYYAPPAALQMAVWLPVIALLSLWLLPRVKGATVGLQWAMKMHDFGESRET
- the rpmG gene encoding 50S ribosomal protein L33, with translation MAKGNVIKIKLASTADTGFFYVAKKNSRTKTEKFSFKKYDPVVRKHVEFKETKIK
- a CDS encoding MFS transporter — protein: MDLTQSSTDPWRRNLVVVLIGSFTTIVAMTLLLPILPLYVEQLGASGHAEIVQWSGIAYGATFFSAALTAPLWGRLADRYGRKLMLIRASFGMAIAMSLIGMAHDVWQLVALRLLAGLLGGYSSGSMVLVAAQTPKERTGWALGVLSAGIMAGNLVGPLIGGILPPLIGIRETFLLAGGVIFLMFLATTFLIQEAKRVGSAKEKVPANWAAIPDKRPIFAMLATGLLLMVAQMSIEPIITVYVAGLVETTQVTFISGVVMSVAALGSILSSSWLGAIADRVGHWKIVTMCLACAALLLVPQAYVTSAWQLIALRLLMGLALGGLLPAITSVIRHAVPERMAGGVLGYSISAQYVGQVVGPVAGGFVGGHVGMRAVFLATSVLMAIGAIGNYIIQQRLKKA